The sequence GGCCAGGGGGCGGACCATCGCTCCCGTATGATTCCTTTTCAATGCAGGGTAAGAGCTTGTTGATGCCGGCTACGTCCAGTCCTCGGCTCCTGCGGTTGATTGGGCTCTTCAAGTTGGTCAAGGCGGTGGTGCTGCTGGCTTCCCTGGCCACCGTTTTCCGCCTCCTCCGCCACAACCCCACGCAGACCCTGATTTGGTGGGCGCTCAAGCTGCATGTGGACCCAGGCAATCAGTATTTGCAGGCCGCGCTGTCAAAGCTCCTGGCCCTCGACGGCAGACAGTCGGAACTGCTTGCGGCCGCCACGGTGTTCTACGCTACTCTGTTCGCGGTCGAAGGGATCGGACTGCTGTTCGACATGGCGTGGGCCGAATACCTGACCATCGTCGAGACGGCCGGCTTCATACCGATCGAGATCTACGAGATCGTCAGAAACGCTAGCGCCGTCAGAGTCATGACACTGGCAGTCAACGTCACCATCGTGGCCTATCTCGGCATCCGGCTGCGGCGGCGCAAGAGGGGTGCTTGCTGAGAGATGACTGGTTCTACCTTCGCCGGATTGGAG is a genomic window of Candidatus Binatia bacterium containing:
- a CDS encoding DUF2127 domain-containing protein: MPATSSPRLLRLIGLFKLVKAVVLLASLATVFRLLRHNPTQTLIWWALKLHVDPGNQYLQAALSKLLALDGRQSELLAAATVFYATLFAVEGIGLLFDMAWAEYLTIVETAGFIPIEIYEIVRNASAVRVMTLAVNVTIVAYLGIRLRRRKRGAC